In the Aliarcobacter cryaerophilus genome, one interval contains:
- a CDS encoding pseudouridine synthase, whose translation MKNETRKEQKKYTKKPEVRTRAVEELRLNKFISHNSNYSRREADALIAEGKVKVNNRVITDLATKVKVSDKVEIGKKIIKEDKERMYTVIVYNKPKGELVTKSDPQGRKTIYDGLDSKYKHFNSVGRLDYASEGVLLLSDSVNVVNALMHSNLERVYKVKVSGPISPKIEMAMQKGLEIDDATKGAYKKTKIKSMNFAPFLAYDIQTNGEKISKIKVVISEGKNRELRRFFGYFGLDVMDLKRVEYGGVSLNNLPTGKTRFLTKDEYKNLRIFLNEEDDRLS comes from the coding sequence ATGAAAAATGAAACAAGAAAAGAACAAAAAAAATATACAAAAAAGCCAGAAGTAAGAACAAGAGCAGTTGAAGAGTTAAGATTAAATAAATTTATATCTCACAACAGTAATTACTCAAGACGAGAAGCAGATGCTTTAATAGCTGAAGGAAAAGTAAAAGTTAATAATAGAGTTATTACAGATTTAGCTACAAAAGTTAAAGTAAGTGATAAAGTTGAAATTGGTAAAAAGATTATCAAAGAAGATAAAGAGAGAATGTACACGGTAATAGTTTATAATAAACCAAAAGGTGAGCTAGTAACAAAAAGTGACCCTCAAGGTAGAAAGACTATTTATGATGGTTTAGATAGCAAATATAAGCACTTTAATAGTGTAGGGCGACTTGACTATGCAAGTGAAGGAGTTTTGCTTTTAAGCGACAGTGTAAACGTAGTAAATGCTTTAATGCATTCAAATCTTGAAAGAGTTTATAAGGTAAAAGTAAGTGGTCCAATATCTCCAAAAATTGAGATGGCTATGCAAAAAGGTCTAGAGATAGATGATGCAACAAAAGGTGCATATAAAAAGACAAAGATAAAATCAATGAATTTTGCTCCATTTTTAGCATATGACATTCAAACAAATGGAGAAAAAATTTCTAAGATAAAAGTAGTAATTAGTGAAGGTAAAAATAGAGAACTAAGAAGATTTTTTGGATATTTTGGACTTGATGTTATGGATTTAAAAAGAGTTGAATATGGTGGGGTTAGTTTAAATAATCTACCAACTGGAAAAACAAGATTCCTTACAAAAGATGAGTATAAAAATTTACGAATCTTTTTAAATGAAGAAGATGATAGACTTAGCTAA
- a CDS encoding ribonuclease J: MEEINKEEISKNSEIKTTEIREESSTNTGSEKREFRPRNPRPPRAQNSEQNQENRNNSEQNQEKRTPFKKKKPNNKPRFINKDIPTAGDGWTNDLKKAYMINEKIHKDRLNPHYKLNLNTNAKLRITPLGGLNEIGGNMMVVETENEAIIVDVGMSFPDGDMHGVDILIPDFTYLREIKDKIVAVIITHGHEDHIGAMPYLFKEMQFPIYGSPLPLEMIGSKFDEHKMREHRALFRAISKRVPIKIGNDFEIEWMHVTHSIIDSSCIAIKTAAGTMIHTGDFKIDHTPYDGFPTDIHRLAHYGEEGVLVMTSDSTNSHSPGFTKTEKAVGPTFERIFATATGRVIMSTFSSNIHRVAQAIEKALKYGRKICVIGRSMEKNLDISMTLGYIKFPKDQFIEAHEINKYTDKEIMIVTTGSQGESMSALYRMAIHEHRHVKIKPEDQIILSAKAIPGNEGSVSEIINHLLKAGAKVAYQDFADIHVSGHAAQEEQKLMLRLVKPKFFLPVHGEYNHALKHGETGVDCGVLERNVYVMADGEQIEVNPKYLKKVKTVKSGKVYIDNQLNHKISDDVVIDRQTMAKEGIVMIVAQINENDRTLASKPKVATFGFISDKQDRFFTNEIEEILNTFLVNAKPGIFKNSRILEDELRKVVRKHCVRKYKKYPMIVPTIFVQ; encoded by the coding sequence ATGGAAGAGATAAATAAAGAAGAAATTTCAAAAAATAGTGAAATAAAAACAACTGAAATAAGAGAAGAGTCATCAACTAATACTGGTTCTGAAAAAAGAGAGTTCAGACCAAGAAATCCTAGACCTCCTAGAGCTCAAAATTCTGAACAAAATCAAGAAAATAGAAATAATAGCGAACAAAATCAAGAAAAAAGAACACCTTTTAAGAAGAAAAAACCAAACAATAAACCAAGATTTATAAATAAAGATATACCTACAGCTGGTGATGGTTGGACTAATGATCTTAAAAAAGCATATATGATAAATGAAAAAATTCATAAAGATAGATTAAACCCACATTATAAATTAAATCTAAATACAAATGCAAAACTTAGAATCACTCCACTTGGTGGATTAAATGAAATTGGTGGGAATATGATGGTTGTAGAGACTGAGAACGAAGCAATCATTGTAGATGTTGGTATGAGTTTTCCAGATGGTGATATGCATGGAGTTGATATCTTAATTCCAGATTTTACATATCTTAGAGAGATAAAAGATAAAATTGTTGCAGTAATTATTACTCATGGTCATGAAGATCATATTGGAGCTATGCCATATCTATTTAAAGAGATGCAATTTCCAATTTATGGTTCACCACTTCCTTTGGAGATGATTGGAAGTAAGTTTGATGAACATAAAATGAGAGAACACAGAGCACTTTTTAGAGCTATTTCAAAAAGAGTTCCAATAAAAATAGGGAATGATTTTGAAATTGAGTGGATGCACGTAACTCACTCAATTATTGATTCATCTTGTATTGCTATTAAAACTGCTGCTGGAACTATGATTCATACAGGAGATTTTAAAATAGATCATACTCCATATGATGGTTTCCCAACAGATATTCATAGACTTGCACATTATGGAGAAGAGGGTGTTTTAGTTATGACTTCTGATTCAACTAACTCTCACTCTCCTGGATTTACAAAAACTGAAAAAGCTGTTGGACCAACTTTTGAAAGAATATTTGCAACAGCAACAGGAAGAGTTATTATGAGTACATTCTCTTCAAATATTCATAGAGTTGCTCAAGCAATTGAAAAAGCTCTTAAATATGGAAGAAAAATCTGTGTAATTGGTCGTTCTATGGAGAAAAACTTAGATATCTCTATGACTTTAGGATATATAAAATTCCCTAAAGATCAATTTATAGAAGCTCATGAAATAAATAAATATACTGATAAAGAGATTATGATTGTAACAACAGGAAGTCAAGGTGAGTCAATGAGTGCTTTATATAGAATGGCAATTCATGAGCATAGACATGTAAAAATTAAACCTGAGGATCAAATAATTTTATCAGCAAAAGCAATTCCAGGAAATGAAGGAAGTGTTTCTGAGATTATTAACCATCTTTTAAAAGCTGGAGCAAAAGTTGCTTATCAAGATTTTGCTGATATTCACGTATCTGGACATGCTGCTCAAGAAGAGCAAAAACTTATGCTAAGACTAGTTAAGCCTAAATTCTTCTTGCCAGTGCATGGAGAGTATAATCATGCTTTAAAACATGGTGAGACTGGTGTTGATTGTGGTGTTTTAGAGAGAAATGTTTATGTTATGGCTGATGGTGAACAAATTGAAGTAAATCCTAAGTATCTTAAAAAAGTAAAAACAGTTAAAAGTGGGAAAGTTTATATCGATAATCAGTTAAATCATAAAATATCTGACGATGTTGTTATAGATAGACAAACTATGGCAAAAGAGGGTATTGTTATGATAGTTGCTCAAATTAATGAAAATGATAGAACTCTTGCATCAAAACCAAAAGTTGCCACATTTGGGTTTATATCAGACAAGCAAGATAGATTCTTTACAAATGAGATAGAAGAGATTTTGAATACTTTCCTTGTTAATGCAAAACCTGGAATATTTAAAAATAGCAGAATTTTAGAAGATGAACTTAGAAAAGTTGTAAGAAAACATTGTGTAAGAAAATATAAAAAATATCCAATGATTGTTCCAACTATATTTGTACAATAA
- a CDS encoding replication-associated recombination protein A codes for MIDLANKYRPTSLDSFVGQSHIISKDKALYKLIKQKDIPHLFFYGKPGTGKTTLAKIIAREISSDYHYFNATTFKIEDLRKVFDRYKNSFIKPLIFIDEVHRLSKNQQEVLLPIMENYDATIIGASTENPFFTLTNAIRSRSFLYEFLPFSYDEMEKILNIVLKDIDITLSNEVKDYLIYSSSGDARAMLTLLNFSYKVDQEISLNSLKELRANVIGDGVSSSSSHYDLASAMIKSLRGSNVDAALYYMARLIDGGESVDFITRRFVIFASEDIGNANPNALNLASSTMQACNKIGYPESRIILAQCAIYLASSPKSNSAYKAINKALEEIKNGKILDIPKHLDSQHIGYLYPHDFGGYVEQEYLKEDLKLYNSLDIGFEKTLSEWIRKIKNEN; via the coding sequence ATGATAGACTTAGCTAACAAATATAGACCAACATCACTTGATAGTTTTGTTGGTCAATCTCATATAATAAGTAAAGATAAAGCTCTTTATAAATTAATAAAACAAAAAGATATTCCTCATCTATTTTTTTATGGAAAACCTGGAACTGGAAAAACTACTTTAGCAAAAATTATAGCTCGTGAGATAAGTAGCGATTATCACTATTTTAACGCAACAACATTTAAAATTGAAGATTTAAGAAAGGTATTTGATAGATATAAAAATAGCTTTATTAAGCCTTTAATATTTATTGATGAAGTTCATAGACTTTCAAAAAATCAACAAGAAGTTTTACTTCCAATTATGGAAAATTATGATGCTACAATAATTGGAGCAAGTACAGAAAACCCATTTTTTACTCTTACAAATGCAATAAGATCAAGATCATTTTTATATGAATTTTTACCATTTTCTTATGATGAAATGGAAAAAATATTAAATATAGTTTTAAAAGATATTGATATAACTTTATCAAATGAAGTTAAAGATTACTTGATTTATTCAAGTTCTGGTGATGCTAGAGCGATGCTTACTTTATTAAATTTTTCATATAAAGTAGATCAAGAGATTAGTTTAAACAGTTTAAAAGAGTTAAGAGCAAATGTTATAGGTGATGGGGTTAGTTCTAGTAGTTCTCACTATGATTTAGCAAGTGCAATGATTAAATCTCTAAGAGGTTCAAATGTTGATGCTGCATTATACTATATGGCAAGATTAATAGATGGTGGAGAGAGTGTTGATTTTATTACTAGAAGATTTGTAATATTTGCAAGTGAGGATATAGGAAATGCAAATCCAAATGCTTTAAATCTAGCAAGTAGTACAATGCAAGCTTGTAATAAAATAGGCTATCCAGAATCAAGAATTATTTTAGCACAGTGTGCTATTTATCTAGCTTCAAGTCCAAAATCAAATAGTGCATATAAAGCAATAAATAAAGCTCTTGAAGAGATAAAAAATGGAAAAATTCTTGATATCCCAAAACACCTAGATAGCCAGCATATTGGTTATCTTTATCCTCATGATTTTGGTGGATATGTAGAACAAGAGTATTTAAAAGAGGATTTAAAACTTTATAATTCACTTGATATTGGATTTGAAAAGACTTTAAGTGAATGGATTAGAAAAATTAAGAATGAAAATTAA
- the rlmN gene encoding 23S rRNA (adenine(2503)-C(2))-methyltransferase RlmN, translating to MTKEILSSIYDYTLDELKERLKPSFRAKQVYNWLYKKYANSYDDMKNLPKELIEDLKTNYPIDILKVVKKEQSRDGSIKYLFKLRDNHTIEAVLLLMKDKKIDEDGQIVRSEKYTVCISSQVGCKVGCSFCLTARGGFVRNLTIGEYIAQIVHIKRDNEIAENKALNIVYMGMGEPLDNFDNFVKAVEIFSELDGLAISRRRQTVSTSGIASKIKKLGEKDLQIQLAISLHAVDDELRSELIPMNKAYNIASIIEAVKEFPVDTRKKVMFEYLVIKDKNDSLDAAKKLVKLLTGLQAKVNLIYFNPYPGTTYQRPLETDMMRFKDFLNSKGVICTIRESKGLDISAACGQLKEKELNGNS from the coding sequence ATGACAAAAGAGATATTATCATCTATATATGATTACACATTAGATGAGTTAAAAGAGAGATTAAAACCATCATTTAGAGCAAAACAAGTTTATAATTGGCTTTATAAAAAGTATGCAAACTCTTATGATGATATGAAAAATCTTCCAAAAGAGTTAATAGAGGATTTAAAAACAAACTATCCAATTGATATACTAAAAGTTGTAAAAAAAGAGCAAAGTCGTGATGGAAGTATAAAATATCTTTTTAAATTAAGAGATAACCACACTATTGAAGCTGTTTTACTTTTGATGAAAGATAAAAAAATTGATGAAGATGGACAAATTGTAAGAAGTGAAAAATATACAGTTTGTATCTCTAGTCAAGTTGGATGTAAAGTTGGATGTAGTTTTTGTTTAACGGCACGTGGTGGATTTGTAAGAAATCTTACAATTGGTGAGTATATAGCTCAAATTGTTCATATAAAAAGAGATAATGAAATAGCTGAAAACAAGGCTTTAAATATTGTTTATATGGGAATGGGTGAACCTCTTGATAATTTTGACAATTTTGTAAAAGCAGTTGAGATTTTCTCAGAACTTGATGGTTTAGCAATAAGTAGAAGAAGACAAACGGTTTCAACTTCAGGAATTGCAAGTAAGATTAAAAAACTAGGTGAAAAAGATTTACAAATTCAACTTGCCATTTCACTTCATGCTGTTGATGATGAGTTAAGAAGTGAGCTTATTCCTATGAATAAAGCATATAATATTGCATCAATTATTGAAGCTGTTAAAGAGTTTCCAGTAGATACAAGAAAAAAAGTTATGTTTGAATATTTGGTTATAAAAGATAAAAATGATAGTTTAGATGCAGCAAAAAAACTTGTAAAACTTCTAACTGGTTTACAAGCAAAAGTAAATCTAATATATTTTAATCCATATCCTGGAACAACTTATCAAAGACCTCTTGAAACTGATATGATGAGATTTAAAGATTTTTTAAATTCAAAAGGTGTAATTTGTACAATTAGAGAGTCAAAAGGTTTAGACATAAGTGCAGCTTGTGGACAGTTAAAAGAGAAGGAGTTAAATGGGAATTCTTGA
- a CDS encoding KpsF/GutQ family sugar-phosphate isomerase: MNYKEIVKEVLLTEAKELEIASSSISFDIENIVNLIINSKGKLIVTGVGKSGLVGAKIAATLASTGTSSFFLHPTEAMHGDLGMIGKEDIVLAISYSGESEELIQILPHIKRFNIPLIAMAKDEKSTLAKYSDYFININVQKEACPLDTAPTSSTTLTMAMGDALAVCLMKRRDFKKEDFASFHPGGSLGKKLFVKVDDLLRKDNLPIVSRETKLKDAIIVMSQGRLGSVIIEDENKKVIGVLSDGDLRRALMKDGFSIDCNVESIATLNPRTFDDENLLASDALQIIETYKIQLLIITNKNRELKGLLHIHDLIEAGIK, translated from the coding sequence ATGAACTACAAAGAGATAGTAAAAGAAGTTTTACTTACTGAAGCAAAAGAGCTTGAAATTGCTTCAAGCTCTATCTCTTTTGATATTGAAAATATTGTAAATCTTATTATAAATTCAAAAGGTAAACTTATTGTCACAGGAGTTGGAAAATCTGGGCTTGTGGGAGCAAAAATTGCAGCAACACTAGCAAGTACAGGAACTAGTTCGTTTTTTCTTCATCCAACAGAAGCGATGCATGGTGATTTGGGAATGATTGGAAAAGAGGATATAGTTTTGGCTATTTCATATAGTGGAGAGAGCGAAGAGCTTATTCAAATTCTTCCACATATAAAAAGATTTAATATTCCTTTGATTGCAATGGCAAAAGATGAAAAATCTACTTTAGCAAAATATTCAGACTATTTTATCAATATTAACGTACAAAAAGAGGCTTGTCCTCTTGATACTGCTCCAACATCATCTACTACGCTAACTATGGCAATGGGAGATGCACTTGCTGTATGCCTTATGAAAAGAAGAGATTTTAAAAAAGAGGATTTTGCATCTTTTCATCCTGGTGGAAGTTTAGGTAAAAAGCTATTCGTAAAAGTAGATGACCTTTTAAGAAAAGATAATCTTCCTATTGTTTCACGTGAAACAAAATTAAAAGATGCAATAATTGTAATGAGCCAAGGAAGACTAGGTTCTGTAATTATTGAAGATGAAAATAAAAAAGTTATTGGTGTTTTGAGTGATGGAGATTTAAGAAGAGCTTTGATGAAAGATGGTTTTTCTATTGATTGCAATGTTGAATCTATTGCAACTTTAAATCCAAGGACATTTGATGATGAGAACCTTTTGGCAAGTGATGCTTTACAGATTATTGAGACTTATAAAATACAACTTCTTATAATTACTAATAAAAATAGGGAGCTTAAAGGTTTATTACATATTCACGACCTAATAGAGGCAGGTATAAAATGA
- a CDS encoding SIMPL domain-containing protein yields MKKLLAVAILLPILSFSYEINFNKSFSKVVNPDLLTTNINISVEKKDEKSVNIEVEKFNNFLKNTKNITIKNTNYNLTPKYDYENNKSIFKGFIANTRFIIESKDPKEVNNFLADLMALKDSLKSDDIKINISNLSWEIGENLQNKNIDELRVEVLLWIGNYTKELSNKIGKKCEIKNVNINENFEYPTFKNRVMSSSLDMVNSSESINISPINTEEIIKINTNFVLDCK; encoded by the coding sequence ATGAAAAAACTATTAGCAGTTGCTATTCTTTTACCAATATTGAGTTTTTCTTATGAAATAAATTTTAATAAATCATTTTCAAAAGTTGTAAACCCTGATTTATTAACAACAAATATAAATATAAGTGTTGAAAAAAAGGATGAAAAAAGTGTAAATATTGAAGTAGAAAAATTTAATAATTTTTTAAAGAATACAAAAAATATTACAATAAAAAATACAAATTATAATTTGACTCCAAAATATGATTATGAGAATAATAAATCAATATTTAAAGGATTTATAGCAAATACAAGATTTATTATAGAGTCAAAAGATCCAAAAGAGGTAAACAATTTTTTAGCTGATTTAATGGCTTTAAAAGATAGCTTAAAATCAGATGATATTAAAATAAATATATCAAATTTATCTTGGGAAATTGGTGAAAATTTACAAAATAAAAATATTGATGAACTAAGAGTAGAAGTTTTATTATGGATAGGAAATTATACAAAAGAACTTTCAAATAAGATTGGAAAAAAATGTGAAATTAAAAATGTAAATATAAACGAAAACTTTGAGTACCCTACTTTTAAAAATAGAGTAATGAGTTCTTCTTTAGATATGGTAAATTCATCTGAATCAATAAATATTTCACCAATAAATACAGAAGAAATTATAAAAATAAATACAAATTTTGTACTGGATTGTAAGTGA
- the rsmA gene encoding 16S rRNA (adenine(1518)-N(6)/adenine(1519)-N(6))-dimethyltransferase RsmA, with product MEKVKAKKEFGQNFLKDSSILDKIIQSMPHNNNHIVEIGPGLGDLTKNLVKYKDVTAYEVDTDLIGILKSKFANEIESKKFTLKHIDVLRAWDELKFLHDGKYDLIANLPYYIATNIILRAFEDELCEHIIVMVQKEVAQKFTAKVNDKEYSSLGIMTELISKESKILFDVPAEAFDPMPKVTSSVLYIKKDLSLKFDKDFNRFLKACFVQPRKKLSKNLSSILDKSKILALYEELELNDNLRPHEVSSSLYSQMHTKVKNGRDK from the coding sequence ATGGAAAAAGTAAAAGCAAAAAAAGAGTTCGGACAAAATTTTTTAAAAGATAGTTCAATATTAGATAAAATCATCCAATCGATGCCCCATAACAATAATCATATTGTAGAAATCGGGCCTGGCTTAGGTGATTTGACTAAAAATTTAGTCAAGTACAAAGATGTGACAGCTTATGAGGTTGATACCGATTTAATTGGTATCTTAAAGTCGAAATTTGCAAATGAAATAGAGAGTAAAAAATTCACACTAAAACATATAGATGTTTTAAGAGCTTGGGATGAGCTGAAATTTTTACATGATGGTAAATATGATTTAATAGCAAACTTACCATACTACATTGCAACAAATATTATATTAAGAGCTTTTGAAGATGAACTTTGTGAACACATTATTGTAATGGTTCAAAAAGAGGTAGCTCAAAAATTTACTGCAAAAGTAAATGATAAAGAGTATTCATCTTTGGGGATAATGACAGAACTTATCTCTAAAGAGTCAAAAATACTTTTTGATGTACCAGCTGAGGCATTCGACCCAATGCCTAAAGTTACATCTTCTGTTCTTTATATAAAAAAAGATTTATCGCTAAAATTTGATAAAGATTTTAATAGGTTTTTGAAAGCTTGTTTTGTACAGCCAAGAAAAAAACTATCAAAAAATCTTAGCTCAATTCTTGATAAATCTAAGATTTTAGCTCTTTATGAAGAGTTAGAGTTAAACGACAACTTAAGACCTCATGAAGTTAGTTCATCTTTGTATAGCCAAATGCATACAAAGGTAAAAAATGGAAGAGATAAATAA
- a CDS encoding purine-nucleoside phosphorylase, producing the protein MIVSAGNQETFTFAKSIGVGLVSSAINLTKICLFNRPEFILFIGSAGSYGNHKIFDIVESKNSSNIEMSFLENFSYTPIDNAVRIDTNLTKSEVVVNSSNYISTNQTLSKEFLQYNVELENMEFFSVLSVAKEFEIPAFGIFIVTNYTNEDAHNDFLKNHKIAMEKLTQYLIEKNIIKIKAEE; encoded by the coding sequence GTGATTGTAAGTGCTGGAAATCAAGAAACTTTTACGTTTGCTAAATCAATAGGTGTTGGATTAGTTTCTAGTGCAATAAATCTAACAAAAATTTGTCTATTTAATAGACCAGAGTTTATTTTATTTATTGGAAGTGCTGGAAGTTATGGAAATCATAAAATATTTGATATTGTTGAATCAAAAAACTCTTCAAATATTGAGATGAGTTTTTTAGAAAATTTTTCATATACTCCAATAGATAATGCAGTTAGAATAGATACAAATTTAACAAAAAGTGAAGTAGTTGTAAATAGCTCAAACTATATAAGCACAAATCAAACTTTATCAAAAGAGTTTTTACAATACAATGTCGAATTAGAAAATATGGAGTTTTTTTCTGTATTAAGTGTTGCAAAAGAGTTTGAAATACCAGCTTTTGGTATTTTTATTGTTACAAACTATACAAATGAAGATGCACACAATGATTTTTTAAAAAATCATAAAATTGCAATGGAAAAACTAACACAATATTTAATAGAAAAAAATATAATTAAAATAAAAGCAGAAGAGTAA
- the hisF gene encoding imidazole glycerol phosphate synthase subunit HisF, which yields MNNLTKRIIPCLDVNNGRVVKGVNFVGLKDAGDPVEIAKRYNDEGADELTFLDISASVENRGTIVDIVKSVAKEVFIPLTVGGGIRNLDDIYALLNVGCDKISVNSSAVKTPNLIDDGAKRFGSQCIVVAIDVKKVSDGSYHVFVKGGREDTGLDAISWAKEVENRGAGEILLTSMDTDGVKSGFDLEITKEISKIVNIPVIASGGAGNMSHFKDAFEAGADAALAASIFHFKEVDIMDLKRYLQKNNINVRI from the coding sequence TTGAATAATCTAACAAAAAGAATAATCCCATGCCTAGATGTAAACAATGGAAGAGTTGTAAAAGGCGTAAACTTTGTAGGTCTAAAAGATGCAGGAGATCCTGTTGAAATAGCAAAAAGATACAACGATGAAGGCGCAGATGAGTTAACATTTTTAGATATTAGTGCAAGTGTAGAAAATAGAGGAACTATTGTAGATATTGTTAAAAGTGTTGCTAAAGAGGTATTTATACCACTAACTGTTGGTGGAGGAATACGAAATTTAGATGATATTTATGCTTTATTAAATGTTGGATGTGACAAAATTTCTGTAAATTCAAGTGCTGTTAAAACACCAAACTTAATAGATGATGGAGCTAAAAGATTTGGAAGTCAATGTATTGTTGTGGCAATTGATGTTAAAAAAGTATCAGATGGCTCATATCATGTTTTTGTTAAAGGTGGGAGAGAAGATACAGGACTTGATGCAATTTCTTGGGCAAAAGAGGTAGAAAATAGAGGTGCTGGAGAGATTTTATTAACTTCTATGGATACAGATGGTGTTAAGAGTGGTTTTGATTTGGAAATTACAAAAGAGATTTCAAAAATTGTAAATATTCCAGTAATTGCAAGTGGTGGAGCTGGGAATATGTCTCACTTTAAAGATGCTTTTGAAGCTGGTGCTGATGCTGCTTTAGCTGCTTCAATTTTTCACTTTAAAGAGGTTGATATTATGGATTTAAAAAGATATTTACAAAAAAACAATATAAATGTAAGGATATAA
- the hemJ gene encoding protoporphyrinogen oxidase HemJ, translated as MKYYTWILSLHIIAVLSWMAMLFYLPRLFVYHVENSHKKEFVEVVKIQEMKIYKYIGHPAMWITILSGISMIVLNPALLSQNWMIAKLFMLSLLIAYSFSLDYYRKQLENNSCKRSGKFFRMYNEQPTLLAILIVTYVITKSFSILFTVIIVLLFAFISYMIMKPKKVKKIDEF; from the coding sequence ATGAAATATTATACTTGGATTTTGAGTCTGCATATAATAGCAGTATTATCTTGGATGGCGATGCTATTTTATCTTCCTAGGCTTTTTGTATATCATGTTGAAAATAGTCATAAAAAAGAGTTTGTTGAAGTTGTGAAAATACAAGAGATGAAAATATACAAGTATATAGGTCATCCAGCTATGTGGATAACTATTTTAAGTGGAATTAGTATGATAGTTTTAAATCCAGCACTTCTAAGTCAAAATTGGATGATTGCAAAGCTATTTATGTTATCACTTTTGATAGCTTACTCTTTTTCTTTAGATTATTATAGAAAGCAACTAGAAAATAACAGTTGCAAAAGAAGTGGAAAATTCTTTAGAATGTATAATGAGCAACCAACATTACTTGCTATTTTAATTGTTACTTATGTTATTACAAAAAGTTTTTCTATTCTTTTTACAGTAATCATAGTTTTATTATTTGCATTTATATCATATATGATTATGAAACCAAAAAAGGTGAAAAAAATAGATGAATTTTGA